A single genomic interval of Vibrio gallicus harbors:
- a CDS encoding YeaC family protein, whose product MNQKLANIDDMVKAITPVAYERLLYVVETGRWPEGEVVPEQQRAYCQQAVMLYQQKHNHDAQHMTIDTQGEIAFKSKSELKRQFIETPITKMKV is encoded by the coding sequence ATGAATCAAAAGTTAGCAAATATAGATGATATGGTAAAAGCGATTACTCCAGTAGCTTATGAGCGATTGCTCTATGTTGTGGAAACTGGACGTTGGCCTGAGGGAGAGGTGGTGCCTGAGCAGCAGCGAGCATACTGTCAGCAAGCAGTAATGTTATATCAACAAAAACATAACCATGATGCACAACATATGACCATTGATACGCAAGGTGAAATTGCTTTTAAATCCAAGTCAGAGTTAAAGCGCCAGTTTATAGAAACGCCGATAACCAAAATGAAGGTGTAA
- a CDS encoding YciK family oxidoreductase yields MDYSIAKHALTNKTILVTGAGDGIGKQAALSFAEHGAQVLLLGRTVTKLEQTYDEIIQAGGVQPAIIPLDMMGATKQHYVDMAETIEGQYGKLDGVLHNAGLLGILSQFDQIEEDTFDEVMQVNVKAQFLMTQALLPIIKKADKGRIIFTSSTVGHHGRALWGSYAISKFATEGMMQLLADELSNSTVRVNAINPGATRTTMRASAYPAEDAEQLKTPLDIMPLYLYLISEQSQDLNGLCIDAQPK; encoded by the coding sequence GTGGATTATTCGATTGCTAAACACGCACTGACCAACAAAACCATTCTCGTTACCGGCGCCGGTGATGGCATTGGTAAGCAAGCCGCACTGTCATTTGCTGAGCATGGTGCTCAGGTTCTTTTGTTGGGCCGTACCGTGACAAAGCTTGAACAAACTTATGACGAAATCATTCAAGCCGGCGGCGTACAACCGGCCATTATTCCTCTTGATATGATGGGCGCCACTAAACAACATTATGTGGATATGGCGGAAACCATTGAAGGGCAATATGGCAAGCTCGATGGTGTGCTCCACAACGCAGGATTGCTTGGTATATTGAGCCAGTTTGACCAAATAGAAGAAGACACCTTTGATGAAGTGATGCAAGTCAATGTTAAAGCGCAGTTTTTAATGACTCAGGCGCTTCTTCCTATAATAAAAAAAGCCGATAAAGGGCGCATTATTTTTACCTCTTCCACCGTGGGTCACCATGGACGTGCACTTTGGGGTAGCTATGCAATTTCCAAGTTTGCTACCGAAGGCATGATGCAGTTACTTGCCGATGAGCTTAGCAACAGCACAGTGAGGGTTAACGCTATTAACCCCGGTGCGACTCGCACTACTATGCGAGCAAGTGCCTACCCTGCAGAAGATGCTGAGCAATTAAAAACCCCGCTAGATATCATGCCTCTATATCTATATTTGATAAGCGAGCAATCACAAGATCTCAACGGCTTATGCATCGATGCTCAACCGAAATAA
- the ansA gene encoding asparaginase, with product MPAQQPRKHIYIAYTGGTIGMQKSDHGYVPVAGFMESQLAAMPEFNRPEMPQYTIHEYAPLIDSSDMSPADWQQIADDIKANYDLYDGFVILHGTDTMAYTASALSFMFENLSKPVIVTGSQIPLAELRSDGQANLLNALHIAANYPINEVTLFFNNQLMRGNRSTKSHADGFSAFTSPNLPPLLEAGINIQVSSIAEVNKKPAGEFKVHPITPQPIGVITMYPGISHEVIRNTLRQPVNAMILLTFGVGNAPQNPELLAHLKEASERGVIVVNLTQCLAGKVNMGGYATGCALADSGVISGYDMTHEAALAKLHHLLSKQLSYEEIKAEMQQVLRGEMSL from the coding sequence ATGCCCGCACAACAGCCACGTAAACACATCTACATCGCCTATACCGGCGGTACTATTGGCATGCAGAAGTCAGACCATGGCTATGTACCTGTTGCTGGGTTCATGGAATCACAGTTAGCTGCCATGCCTGAGTTTAATCGCCCAGAAATGCCACAGTACACTATCCATGAATATGCACCGCTGATCGATTCTTCAGATATGTCTCCTGCGGACTGGCAACAAATTGCCGATGATATCAAAGCCAATTATGACCTATACGATGGCTTTGTTATTTTGCACGGCACCGATACCATGGCTTATACCGCTTCAGCGTTATCATTCATGTTTGAAAACCTGAGTAAGCCTGTAATTGTGACCGGCTCACAGATCCCATTGGCAGAATTGCGCTCAGATGGCCAAGCCAACCTGCTTAATGCGCTGCACATTGCGGCAAACTACCCTATCAATGAAGTGACCCTGTTTTTCAACAATCAACTGATGCGCGGCAACCGCAGTACTAAATCACACGCCGATGGGTTTTCCGCCTTTACCTCCCCAAACCTTCCTCCATTGTTAGAAGCTGGCATCAACATCCAAGTTAGCTCAATTGCAGAGGTGAATAAAAAACCTGCTGGGGAGTTTAAGGTTCACCCTATTACGCCACAACCTATTGGTGTAATTACCATGTACCCGGGGATCTCACACGAGGTGATTCGCAATACATTGCGTCAACCCGTCAATGCGATGATCTTATTGACCTTTGGCGTTGGAAATGCCCCGCAAAATCCAGAGTTACTGGCTCACCTAAAAGAAGCTTCAGAACGCGGTGTTATCGTTGTTAACTTGACGCAATGCCTTGCGGGTAAGGTTAACATGGGGGGGTATGCTACCGGATGTGCGCTAGCTGATTCCGGAGTAATAAGTGGCTATGACATGACTCACGAGGCGGCACTGGCCAAGCTTCATCATCTATTGAGTAAACAGCTTAGTTATGAAGAAATAAAAGCTGAAATGCAACAGGTTCTACGCGGTGAAATGAGCTTGTAG
- a CDS encoding DNA topoisomerase III encodes MSRLFIAEKPSLGRAIAAGLPKPHKNQQGFIECGNGDVVTWCIGHLLEQVMPEEYDERYKSWSMDHLPIVPDTWKLKPRKSASKQLTVVKKLTKQHQQLIHAGDPDREGQLLVDEVIDYCKVSKQTKQAMQRLLVSDLNLSAVKKSLTQMQSNSGFIPLSVSALARSRADWLYGMNMSRAYTLLGKQAGYNGVLSVGRVQTPILGLVVRRDREIEAFVPRDFYVLEALIPYQQQDLAQDIIARWVPSEACQKWQDEDGRVLSRALAENVANRIKAQPAEVKDSQQKQTKQNAPLPYSLSALQIDASKRFNMSAQMVLDTCQSLYEKHKLITYPRSDCRYLPKDHFKEATSVTQAIQHVIPELAQAVNQADLGIKGKAWNDNKVEAHHAIIPTAKSSASLSANEAKVYQLIATQYLMQFFPAAVYAESKLEFEMAGGKFVASGRELVAAGWRVLVKSSNKKQGDIPFVPALNKGQSLVCREGVITDKKTEPPKHFTEATLLQAMTGIARFVRDDSLKKILKETDGLGTEATRAGILDTLFKRGLLSKSGKAVLSTSAGKGLVDALPDIATYPDMTAHWERQLLDMSEKRQAYSPFMQQLQSQLNGLISEVKNGPVPESLKSLPKVDKKPFRKFKKGAKSKPQTRGSRGTKAAPKR; translated from the coding sequence ATGTCCAGACTCTTCATCGCTGAAAAACCAAGTTTAGGCCGTGCGATTGCGGCAGGTCTTCCCAAGCCACATAAAAACCAACAAGGGTTTATAGAATGTGGTAACGGTGACGTTGTGACTTGGTGTATCGGGCACCTGCTAGAGCAGGTAATGCCTGAAGAATATGATGAACGCTATAAGAGCTGGTCTATGGACCATCTGCCTATCGTTCCGGATACGTGGAAACTCAAGCCTAGAAAATCCGCTTCAAAGCAGCTTACGGTGGTAAAAAAACTTACCAAACAACACCAACAGCTTATCCATGCCGGTGACCCTGATAGGGAGGGGCAGCTCCTAGTCGATGAGGTGATTGATTATTGTAAGGTTTCAAAGCAAACAAAGCAGGCGATGCAACGCCTTTTAGTTAGTGACCTTAACCTATCAGCAGTAAAAAAATCATTAACTCAGATGCAATCCAATTCTGGATTTATTCCGTTATCAGTTTCGGCCCTTGCGCGTTCAAGAGCGGATTGGTTGTATGGAATGAACATGTCTCGAGCTTATACATTACTTGGTAAGCAGGCTGGTTATAACGGCGTGTTGTCAGTTGGCCGAGTGCAGACCCCAATCCTTGGGTTGGTGGTTCGCCGTGATAGAGAAATTGAAGCCTTTGTACCGCGAGACTTTTATGTTTTAGAGGCATTAATCCCATATCAACAGCAGGATTTGGCGCAGGATATTATTGCTCGCTGGGTGCCAAGTGAGGCGTGTCAAAAATGGCAAGATGAAGATGGACGCGTACTGAGCCGAGCTTTGGCTGAAAATGTGGCCAATCGAATTAAAGCTCAACCTGCTGAAGTTAAAGATTCTCAGCAAAAACAAACCAAGCAAAATGCACCCTTGCCATACTCCCTGAGTGCGCTTCAGATTGACGCATCAAAGCGTTTTAATATGAGTGCACAGATGGTATTAGATACCTGCCAATCTTTATATGAAAAGCATAAACTGATTACCTATCCACGTTCTGATTGTCGCTACTTACCCAAAGATCATTTTAAAGAAGCCACCTCGGTAACTCAGGCTATTCAACATGTAATTCCGGAGTTAGCTCAAGCCGTTAATCAGGCAGATCTTGGAATAAAAGGTAAAGCGTGGAATGACAACAAGGTAGAAGCTCACCATGCAATCATCCCAACGGCAAAAAGCTCAGCTTCATTATCAGCCAATGAAGCCAAGGTCTACCAATTAATTGCGACTCAGTATTTGATGCAGTTTTTTCCAGCGGCGGTATATGCAGAATCTAAACTCGAGTTTGAGATGGCTGGGGGCAAGTTTGTTGCTTCAGGGCGTGAACTCGTAGCTGCTGGTTGGCGAGTTTTGGTTAAATCATCAAATAAAAAACAAGGGGATATTCCCTTTGTGCCTGCTCTAAATAAAGGGCAGAGTTTAGTATGCCGTGAGGGCGTGATTACGGATAAAAAAACCGAGCCTCCTAAGCATTTTACTGAAGCGACCTTGTTGCAGGCGATGACGGGTATTGCGCGCTTTGTTCGCGATGACAGCCTTAAGAAAATTCTAAAAGAGACCGATGGTTTAGGAACCGAAGCAACTCGAGCTGGCATCTTGGATACGTTATTTAAACGCGGCTTACTAAGTAAAAGTGGTAAAGCGGTGTTAAGTACTAGCGCAGGTAAAGGATTGGTTGATGCCTTACCCGACATTGCGACCTACCCAGATATGACTGCTCATTGGGAGAGGCAATTGTTGGATATGAGTGAAAAGCGTCAAGCGTATTCACCGTTCATGCAGCAGCTACAATCCCAATTGAACGGCTTGATCTCAGAGGTGAAAAATGGTCCAGTCCCAGAATCATTGAAATCGCTACCTAAGGTAGACAAAAAACCGTTTCGAAAATTCAAAAAAGGGGCTAAATCAAAGCCCCAAACTAGGGGCTCTCGAGGAACAAAGGCTGCGCCAAAGCGTTAG
- the sohB gene encoding protease SohB, whose amino-acid sequence MEFLLDYGLFLAKIVTFVAAIIVVLVITKSASAKSSAKGTLEVTNLSEQHQQNIELMEHHLHDEAFIKARDKAEKKKQKQETKQRDKQIKQAAKEGTLDSQRKPHLFVVDFVGSIDAKEVTNLREEITAILACTKQGDEVLVRLESGGGMVHGYGLAASQLDRLKSANIPLTIAVDKVAASGGYMMACVADKIVSAPFAIVGSIGVIAQIPNFNKVLKKNNIEFEQLTAGEYKRTLTMFGENTDKAREKFKQELEETHVLFKDFIAQRRPELELEKVATGEHWYGSQAIELGLIDEVKTSDDLVIEACKDKTVLAVHYVQKKKLAERFGKSAAEAADSVLLKWVQRGQRPIV is encoded by the coding sequence TTGGAATTTTTGTTAGATTACGGGCTATTTTTGGCCAAAATTGTTACTTTTGTCGCGGCAATTATTGTTGTATTAGTGATCACTAAATCAGCATCGGCGAAATCTTCAGCAAAAGGTACGCTTGAGGTCACCAACCTTTCAGAGCAACACCAACAAAATATTGAATTAATGGAACATCATCTGCATGACGAGGCTTTTATTAAAGCGCGTGATAAAGCAGAAAAGAAAAAGCAAAAACAAGAGACAAAGCAGCGTGATAAACAGATCAAGCAAGCTGCAAAAGAGGGCACGCTAGATAGTCAGCGTAAGCCGCATCTATTTGTTGTTGATTTTGTGGGTAGTATTGATGCCAAAGAAGTCACAAATCTACGTGAAGAAATCACTGCGATACTTGCGTGCACAAAACAAGGCGATGAGGTGTTAGTTCGTCTTGAATCTGGTGGTGGCATGGTGCATGGCTACGGCTTGGCAGCTTCTCAGTTAGACCGCCTTAAATCGGCCAATATTCCACTTACTATTGCAGTCGACAAGGTCGCGGCCAGTGGCGGATATATGATGGCTTGTGTAGCAGACAAAATTGTTAGCGCACCATTTGCCATTGTCGGCTCAATTGGTGTTATTGCGCAAATCCCAAATTTTAATAAGGTTCTTAAAAAGAATAATATTGAATTTGAACAACTTACCGCGGGTGAGTATAAGCGTACCTTAACTATGTTTGGCGAAAATACCGATAAAGCCCGCGAGAAGTTCAAACAAGAACTTGAAGAGACTCATGTGCTATTCAAAGACTTTATTGCTCAACGCCGCCCTGAACTTGAGCTTGAAAAAGTCGCCACAGGTGAGCATTGGTATGGCTCACAAGCTATCGAGCTTGGGCTTATCGATGAAGTGAAAACCTCCGATGATTTGGTTATCGAGGCATGCAAAGATAAAACCGTGTTAGCGGTGCATTATGTACAGAAGAAAAAACTGGCAGAGCGCTTTGGTAAATCAGCTGCAGAAGCTGCTGATAGCGTGTTGCTAAAATGGGTGCAACGTGGACAACGACCTATTGTTTAG
- the sppA gene encoding signal peptide peptidase SppA, with protein sequence MKTVFRFIGKIFKGIWKTITFIRLALTNLLFFAAIAILYFSFSTGDTPEPTPETKVPEALVLNLSGPIVEQRSFENPMDSLTESLLGQEKRRENVLFDIVDALRHATTDDNVSGLVLSLKNMPETNLTKLRYIAKAINEFKASGKPVIAVGDSYNQSQYYLASYADKVYLSPDGGVMLRGYSSYSLYYKELLDNLDINTHVFKVGTYKSAVEPFTRNDMSAPAKEAATVWLKQLWGAYVSDVAQNREIDSKVLNPTADSFIQDFKKADGSLSKLALQLGLVDTLASRYQVNQALIEKFGGSDKKGYNAVSYYEYRDEVITPPSTAQDQIAVVVASGAIMDGKQQGKNVGGDTTAALIRKARLNDKVKALVLRVDSPGGSAFASEVIREELLAFKKTDRPVVVSMSSLAASGGYWISASADQIYAQPTTLTGSIGIFSVVTTFEKGLNKYGVHADGIGTSPFSGVGGMSGLNDVTKQAMQLGIENGYHRFTGLVASSRGLEPQQVEKVAEGRVWTGKDALERGLVDKIGDFDDAINGAASLAKIDDYQLNWLQKPLTPAQRLLRDFSKRLVVSAGLDMQSLVPQSLMPIATQMHEDMSLVSQFNDPNGYYTLCLPCQVE encoded by the coding sequence ATGAAGACAGTATTTCGCTTTATTGGCAAAATATTCAAGGGCATTTGGAAGACAATCACATTCATCCGTCTCGCTCTCACCAATTTGCTGTTTTTCGCAGCCATTGCCATTTTATATTTCAGCTTCTCCACTGGAGACACGCCAGAACCAACACCTGAAACAAAGGTGCCAGAAGCACTAGTACTTAACCTATCGGGGCCAATCGTTGAACAACGTAGCTTTGAAAACCCAATGGATTCACTAACAGAATCGCTATTGGGCCAAGAAAAACGTCGTGAAAACGTGTTATTCGATATCGTTGATGCGCTAAGACACGCCACTACCGATGACAATGTATCTGGTTTAGTACTTAGCCTTAAGAATATGCCGGAAACTAATCTGACTAAACTCAGATACATCGCAAAGGCTATCAATGAGTTTAAGGCATCGGGTAAACCCGTTATTGCGGTAGGCGATTCCTATAATCAAAGTCAATATTATCTAGCAAGTTATGCGGACAAGGTATACCTGTCACCAGATGGCGGTGTCATGCTGCGTGGCTACAGCTCATACTCGCTATATTACAAAGAGTTGTTAGATAATTTAGATATCAACACCCATGTCTTTAAAGTAGGTACTTACAAATCAGCGGTTGAGCCTTTTACCCGTAATGACATGTCGGCACCCGCTAAAGAAGCTGCCACTGTATGGCTCAAGCAGCTTTGGGGCGCGTATGTGAGCGACGTTGCGCAAAACAGAGAGATTGACAGCAAGGTATTAAACCCTACTGCTGACTCTTTTATTCAAGACTTCAAAAAGGCCGATGGCAGCCTTTCTAAACTGGCACTTCAGTTAGGGCTAGTCGATACTTTAGCCAGCCGATATCAAGTCAATCAAGCCTTAATTGAGAAGTTTGGTGGCAGTGATAAAAAAGGCTACAACGCGGTTAGCTACTACGAGTATCGTGATGAAGTCATTACGCCCCCTTCAACTGCGCAAGATCAAATTGCGGTAGTGGTTGCAAGTGGCGCTATCATGGATGGTAAACAGCAGGGTAAAAACGTCGGTGGAGATACTACCGCAGCGCTGATTCGTAAAGCGCGTTTAAACGATAAGGTGAAAGCCTTGGTACTTCGTGTTGACAGCCCTGGGGGAAGTGCATTTGCGTCTGAGGTCATTCGTGAAGAGCTGCTGGCATTCAAGAAAACTGACCGCCCTGTAGTAGTCTCAATGTCTAGCCTTGCGGCATCGGGTGGCTACTGGATCTCTGCATCAGCGGATCAGATATATGCCCAACCGACGACTCTAACTGGCTCGATAGGAATATTCAGCGTAGTAACTACCTTTGAAAAAGGCCTTAACAAATACGGTGTGCATGCTGATGGAATTGGTACCTCTCCGTTTTCTGGTGTCGGTGGCATGAGCGGTCTAAACGATGTTACCAAGCAAGCGATGCAACTGGGTATTGAAAACGGTTATCATCGCTTTACAGGCTTAGTAGCAAGCAGCCGTGGACTTGAACCGCAACAGGTAGAAAAAGTTGCTGAAGGACGAGTCTGGACTGGTAAAGACGCTTTAGAAAGGGGTTTAGTTGATAAAATCGGTGACTTTGATGACGCCATCAATGGCGCAGCATCATTAGCTAAGATTGATGACTACCAACTCAACTGGCTACAAAAACCGCTGACTCCTGCGCAACGCTTACTGCGTGATTTTAGCAAGCGTTTAGTGGTTAGCGCTGGATTAGATATGCAAAGCCTTGTGCCTCAATCTTTAATGCCAATTGCCACTCAAATGCATGAAGACATGAGCTTGGTCAGTCAGTTTAATGATCCGAATGGGTACTACACTCTCTGCCTACCTTGTCAGGTGGAATGA
- a CDS encoding NAD(P)H nitroreductase, with protein MDALDLLLNRRSIAKLSGPAPSGLALENIIKAGLRAPDHGGLTPWRFVISEGRGLVKLADILVNAAQQADAEKAVVDKLSTAPFRAPMVITVIAKTKVHPKVPEFEQHLSAGCAVQAMQMAAVAQGYQGFWRSGNWMFDHNVEQAFGLQGNDKIVGFLYLGTAQCTPAKVPERDISKFVEYL; from the coding sequence ATGGATGCCCTAGACCTATTACTAAACCGTCGCTCAATCGCTAAGCTCTCAGGACCGGCGCCGAGTGGTTTAGCTCTGGAAAATATAATAAAAGCGGGATTGCGCGCCCCAGATCATGGTGGACTTACCCCTTGGCGATTTGTAATTAGCGAAGGTCGAGGTTTAGTTAAACTTGCCGATATCTTGGTAAATGCTGCGCAACAAGCGGATGCCGAAAAGGCAGTGGTTGATAAACTATCTACGGCGCCATTTAGAGCACCTATGGTGATCACTGTCATTGCAAAAACTAAGGTGCATCCTAAAGTGCCTGAGTTTGAGCAGCACCTATCTGCTGGTTGCGCGGTACAGGCGATGCAGATGGCGGCTGTTGCACAGGGCTATCAGGGATTTTGGCGCTCCGGTAACTGGATGTTTGATCACAATGTCGAGCAAGCATTTGGGTTGCAAGGTAATGATAAAATCGTCGGTTTCTTGTATTTAGGGACTGCACAATGTACCCCAGCTAAGGTTCCGGAGCGGGATATTTCAAAGTTCGTTGAATATTTGTAG
- the msrB gene encoding peptide-methionine (R)-S-oxide reductase MsrB, producing the protein MNNKIKSDSQWKEQLSAEQYRVCREQGTEAPFSGQLLHNRETGDYRCTCCNALLFNSDSKYDSGCGWPSFDAPINKDAIKYVEDHSHGMQRIEIRCANCESHLGHVFSDGPQSTGERYCVNSISLKFNNEKICKQG; encoded by the coding sequence ATGAACAATAAAATAAAAAGCGATTCGCAATGGAAAGAACAGTTATCTGCGGAGCAGTATCGTGTATGTCGTGAGCAGGGTACGGAAGCCCCTTTTAGTGGCCAGCTCTTGCATAACAGGGAAACCGGCGACTATCGATGCACTTGTTGCAATGCATTATTGTTTAACTCTGATAGTAAATATGATTCAGGCTGTGGCTGGCCTAGCTTTGATGCGCCGATCAATAAAGATGCGATTAAATACGTCGAAGACCATTCACATGGAATGCAACGAATTGAGATAAGGTGTGCCAACTGTGAGAGTCACCTTGGGCATGTTTTCTCAGACGGTCCACAGTCTACGGGGGAGCGCTATTGTGTTAACTCCATTTCATTAAAATTCAACAATGAGAAAATTTGTAAGCAAGGGTAA
- a CDS encoding NADPH-dependent 2,4-dienoyl-CoA reductase, which produces MYSHLLQPLDLGFTQLRNRVLMGSMHTGLEDSPTGLAKLAAFYEARAKGGVGLIVTGGFSPNLRGRLYPTAAQFSRTKHAQSHKIITHAVHKYDSKICLQLLHAGRYGYHPLAQSSTPAKAPIARFAPSEMSSKQVLSTIKDFANSAELAKQAGYDGVELMGSEGYLINQFICQRTNQRDDEWGGDYQNRKRFAVAVVNAVRERVGSDFIIIFRLSMLDLVEEGSTLDEVIDLAKDLEQAGVTIINTGIGWHEARIPTIATSVPRGAFTWVTEKVKPHVNIPVVTTNRINNPQQANEIISSGKADMVSMARPFLADPDFIIKSQNDQAHLINTCVGCNQACLDNAFRGLRASCMVNPQACYETERVITPAEQSKRVAVVGAGPAGLSAALYCAKRGHKVDLIEKSDRIGGQFRLALQIPGKEEFRETIRYFANQLSEHGVNVLLNMEANEQILDEYDEVVMASGVLPREVNIDNDGQGPKVYDYQTVIRDKTYLGEKVAIIGAGGVGVDLASMLTEPSEHSLEAWLHEWGIDKEYQHAGGLYPFPEIRSLTEVWLLKRKPGVVGKGPGKTTGWIHKATLNKRGVHLCSGVSYDKIDGQGLHITVNGTPQILDVDSVVICAGQVSQRPFESSWQEHKVHVIGGADHAGELDAVRAIQQGFEIATQI; this is translated from the coding sequence ATGTACTCTCATTTACTACAGCCTTTAGATCTAGGATTTACACAATTACGCAATCGCGTATTGATGGGCTCTATGCATACCGGTCTTGAAGACAGCCCCACCGGCCTAGCTAAACTTGCTGCTTTCTATGAGGCGCGAGCTAAAGGAGGGGTAGGATTGATTGTTACCGGTGGATTCTCTCCCAATCTAAGAGGACGTTTATATCCAACTGCAGCCCAATTCAGTCGCACTAAACATGCCCAATCGCACAAGATAATTACCCATGCAGTACATAAATATGACTCCAAAATATGTCTGCAATTATTACATGCGGGGCGCTATGGATATCACCCGTTAGCCCAAAGTTCGACGCCAGCTAAGGCGCCAATTGCGCGCTTTGCTCCTAGTGAAATGAGCTCTAAACAGGTATTAAGTACCATCAAAGACTTCGCTAACAGTGCTGAGTTAGCTAAGCAGGCAGGATACGATGGTGTGGAATTGATGGGGTCAGAGGGGTATTTGATCAATCAGTTTATATGCCAGCGCACCAATCAACGTGATGATGAATGGGGTGGAGATTATCAAAACCGTAAGCGCTTTGCTGTGGCAGTTGTGAATGCCGTGCGAGAAAGAGTGGGTAGCGATTTTATTATTATCTTCCGCCTATCAATGCTGGATCTGGTGGAAGAAGGCAGTACCTTAGATGAGGTCATTGATCTTGCCAAAGACCTTGAGCAAGCCGGTGTGACAATTATAAATACTGGCATTGGTTGGCACGAAGCGCGCATTCCAACTATAGCGACTTCCGTTCCTAGAGGCGCGTTTACCTGGGTTACTGAAAAGGTGAAGCCTCACGTGAATATCCCCGTGGTGACCACCAATCGGATCAATAACCCGCAGCAGGCAAACGAGATTATCTCGTCAGGCAAGGCTGATATGGTATCGATGGCTCGCCCGTTTTTAGCTGATCCTGATTTTATAATTAAGTCGCAAAATGACCAAGCGCACCTGATCAATACCTGTGTTGGATGTAATCAGGCCTGTTTAGATAATGCGTTTCGAGGTCTTAGAGCCAGTTGTATGGTAAATCCTCAGGCTTGCTATGAAACCGAGCGTGTTATTACGCCAGCAGAGCAGAGTAAGCGTGTGGCGGTAGTGGGGGCAGGGCCTGCAGGATTAAGCGCCGCATTGTATTGTGCTAAACGTGGACACAAGGTCGACCTTATTGAGAAAAGTGACCGAATTGGTGGACAGTTCCGCCTTGCGTTACAAATCCCGGGTAAAGAAGAATTTAGAGAAACTATCCGCTACTTTGCTAATCAACTCTCAGAACATGGTGTAAATGTACTGCTGAATATGGAAGCCAATGAGCAGATCCTAGATGAGTATGATGAGGTGGTGATGGCAAGTGGCGTACTGCCGCGTGAGGTCAACATTGACAATGATGGTCAGGGCCCGAAAGTCTATGACTATCAAACCGTAATTCGCGATAAAACCTATCTAGGCGAAAAAGTTGCCATTATAGGTGCTGGTGGCGTCGGGGTAGATCTCGCATCAATGCTTACCGAGCCGAGCGAGCACTCGTTAGAGGCGTGGTTACATGAATGGGGCATAGATAAAGAGTACCAACATGCCGGCGGTTTATACCCTTTCCCTGAGATAAGATCGCTAACCGAGGTATGGTTATTAAAACGTAAACCTGGCGTGGTGGGTAAAGGCCCTGGAAAAACCACAGGCTGGATTCACAAAGCAACCCTAAATAAAAGAGGCGTTCACCTTTGTTCAGGTGTCAGTTATGACAAAATTGACGGTCAAGGATTGCACATTACGGTTAATGGTACGCCACAGATCCTTGATGTGGACAGCGTTGTTATTTGCGCAGGTCAGGTCTCACAACGCCCGTTTGAGTCATCATGGCAAGAACATAAGGTGCATGTGATCGGTGGAGCAGATCACGCTGGAGAACTCGATGCAGTACGTGCGATACAGCAAGGTTTTGAGATCGCAACTCAGATTTAA